In Sphaeramia orbicularis chromosome 5, fSphaOr1.1, whole genome shotgun sequence, a genomic segment contains:
- the LOC115419887 gene encoding insulin-like growth factor-binding protein 5, producing MFLYWNILTLLLLRSALSRPLSSLTTPSRGCPTCKGKSTQSQPTGNSNTTTLAAGEPCGVYTLSCAHGLQCTPPENDSRPLRALLEGRGVCNNISDINTTVSTHSVDTAPTEDPDEAPCRELLTTLMTGLTSHVFKSHHDIYMPNCDKDGFFRKKQCWSSRGKQRGKCWCVDENGIPVTSATTRDGTLIC from the exons ATGTTTCTGTATTGGAACATCCTTACGCTGCTCCTCCTGCGTTCAGCTCTGTCAAGACCACTGAGCTCTCTGACCACACCATCCAGAGGCTGTCCCACCTGTAAAGGAAAGTCCACCCAGAGTCAGCCCACTGGAAACTCAAACACCACAACGCTGGCAGCTGGAGAGCCATGTGGGGTCTACACTCTGAGCTGTGCCCACGGTTTGCAATGTACACCTCCAGAAAATGACTCGAGGCCTCTCAGAGCTCTGCTGGAGGGCAGAGGAGTCTGCAATAACATCAGCGACATCAACACAACTGTATCGACCCACTCTGTAG ACACAGCACCTACTGAGGACCCAGATGAG GCTCCATGTCGTGAACTGTTAACCACACTTATGACAGGGCTCACTAGTCATGTATTTAAGTCACATCATGATATCTACATGCCCAACTGTGACAAAGATGGCTTCTTCAGAAAGAAACAG TGTTGGTCATCTCGAGGTAAACAACGTGGGAAGTGCTGGTGTGTGGATGAAAACGGCATCCCAGTGACTTCAGCTACTACACGGGACGGCACCTTGATTTGTTAA
- the LOC115418883 gene encoding LOW QUALITY PROTEIN: SPRY domain-containing protein 3-like (The sequence of the model RefSeq protein was modified relative to this genomic sequence to represent the inferred CDS: inserted 1 base in 1 codon; deleted 3 bases in 2 codons) — MDDINLHYRLLNWRRRIREIRDVRAVRYRERLKRMLRDGDIIRYQGNSDEVGCFVAARPLSKRNRYFEVTIIDTGVRGMIAVGLVPQLYKLDHQPGWLPHSVAFHADDGKLYNGNTVGQQFGPKCCRGDRIGCGISLDSEDGQLTVFFTKNGKEVGSVEIPVSPDALYPAVGMHSLGEEVLLDLHAEWGMEEDDGLMIVDSHEEDWARLHDVKVTGTMLEYVGKGKSIVDVGLAQARRPLNTRFHYYELEITDAGEKCYIALGLARRDYPKNRHPGWSRGSIAYHADDGKLFQGSGVGDAFGPRCFEGDIMGCGIMFPRDYSLDCGDDEDDWDLDVFPKXSEVQNDLYANEDEEEEEGEDVEGTKVMVFFTRNGKVVGRREVALPAGGFYPTIGMMSTGEKVRVDLHPLSG; from the exons ATGGACGACATAAATCTACATTATCGTTTGTTGAACTGGAGGAGGCGAATCCGCGAAATTCGTGACGTGCGAGCTGTGCGATACCGGGAGCGACTGAAAAGAATGCTAAGAGATGGAGACATAATCAG GTATCAAGGAAACTCAGATGAGGTTGGCTGTTTTGTGGCAGCCAGGCCGTTGTCAAAAAGAAATCGCTATTTTGAA GTGACCATCATCGATACGGGAGTGAGGGGCATGATCGCTGTTGGTTTGGTTCCTCAGTTGTATAAGCTGGACCATCAGCCTGGGTGGCTGCCTCATTCTGTCGCCTTTCATGCTGATGATGGCAA GCTGTACAATGGCAACACTGTAGGCCAGCAGTTTGGTCCAAAGTGCTGCAGAGGCGACAGAATTGGCTGTGGTATATCACTGGACTCTGAAGACGGACAGTTAACTGTGTTTTTTACCAAGAATGGAAAGGAA GTAGGCAGTGTGGAAATCCCAGTGTCTCCTGATGCTCTGTACCCTGCTGTGGGTATGCACTCTTTGGGGGAGGAAGTGCTGCTGGACTTGCACGCTGAATGGGGGATGGAGGAGGATGATGGACTGATGATAGTGGACAGTCATGAAGAGGACTGGGCTCGTCTCCATGACGTCAAGGTGACGGGCACG ATGCTGGAGTATGTGGGGAAAGGGAAGAGCATCGTGGACGTGGGTTTGGCTCAGGCACGTCGGCCTCTCAACACACGCTTCCACTACTATGAGCTGGAGATCACAGATGCTGGAGAAAAGTGTTATATCGCCCTGGGGCTGGCACGCAGG GACTATCCAAAAAATAGACACCCAGGTTGGAGCAGAGGGTCTATAGCTTATCATGCAG ATGATGGAAAGTTGTTTCAGGGCAGTGGCGTTGGAGACGCCTTCGGCCCACGCTGCTTTGAAGGTGACATTATGGGCTGTGGAATCATGTTCCCACGAGACTACAGCCTTGATTGTGGAG atgatgaagacgactggGACCTCGATGTGTTTCCCA CCAGTGAGGTTCAGAATGACTTGTATGCAAAc gaagatgaggaggaggaagaaggagaagatgtgGAGGGGACAAAAGTCATG GTTTTCTTCACCCGAAATGGAAAGGTGGTGGGTCGAAGGGAGGTGGCCTTACCAGCAGGA GGCTTCTACCCCACCATCGGTATGATGAGCACTGGGGAGAAGGTCAGAGTGGACCTCC